In a single window of the Amycolatopsis sp. cg5 genome:
- a CDS encoding DUF58 domain-containing protein produces the protein MITKTGGAVAGAAVVLTAAGAAGDYPELVVLGAACFAALLLAALWMLARPRLDAVRRLSPARVREGDPAFAVLKVTNVAHRRGLPLLVTENVAGTRVSVPLPSLAAGASFETRYPVPTERRGRHEIPPLRIGHADPLRLLHLGRGRGPATALVVHPRSHVIAPLPLGGPRDVEGPTSSNSPQGGVSFHSLRDYQPDDDWRAIHWASSARTGTLMVRRNVIPDEPRHLVVLDTSAAPYTDESFEDAVRVAASLCEAAGEAGYALDLRTTGHPITEGLDDGVTGALDRLADVERVDGDRGLLTLNELVTDLVSAEEGVALSVVTGRADAAHLDVFTSLRRWFLTVTLIQLGQPGELAAAHGVLAIDARTSADFAAKWNQLIPL, from the coding sequence GTGATCACGAAGACTGGGGGCGCGGTCGCCGGCGCGGCCGTGGTGCTGACCGCCGCGGGCGCGGCAGGCGACTATCCGGAGCTGGTCGTGCTCGGCGCGGCCTGCTTCGCGGCGCTGCTGCTGGCCGCGCTGTGGATGCTGGCCAGGCCGCGGCTGGACGCCGTGCGCCGGCTCAGCCCCGCGCGGGTGCGTGAGGGCGACCCGGCGTTCGCCGTGCTGAAGGTGACCAACGTCGCCCATCGCCGCGGTCTTCCCTTGCTGGTGACGGAAAACGTCGCGGGCACCCGGGTTTCGGTGCCGCTGCCGAGCCTGGCGGCCGGTGCGTCGTTCGAGACCAGGTATCCGGTGCCGACCGAGCGCCGTGGCCGCCACGAGATCCCGCCGCTGCGCATCGGGCACGCGGATCCGTTGCGGCTGCTGCATCTGGGCCGGGGCCGTGGTCCGGCGACCGCGCTCGTCGTGCATCCGCGCTCGCACGTCATCGCCCCGCTCCCGCTCGGCGGCCCGCGTGACGTCGAAGGCCCGACGTCGAGCAACTCGCCCCAGGGCGGCGTTTCGTTCCACAGCCTGCGCGACTACCAGCCCGACGACGACTGGCGCGCGATCCACTGGGCGTCGTCGGCCCGCACCGGCACGCTCATGGTGCGGCGCAACGTGATCCCCGACGAGCCACGGCACCTGGTCGTGCTCGACACCAGCGCGGCGCCGTACACCGACGAGTCGTTCGAGGACGCGGTCCGCGTCGCGGCGTCGCTGTGCGAGGCGGCAGGCGAGGCGGGCTACGCGCTCGACCTGCGCACCACCGGGCACCCGATCACCGAGGGCCTCGACGACGGCGTGACCGGCGCGCTCGACCGGCTCGCCGACGTCGAGCGGGTCGACGGCGACCGCGGCCTGCTCACCCTCAACGAGCTGGTGACCGACCTGGTCAGCGCGGAAGAGGGCGTCGCGCTCAGTGTGGTCACCGGCCGCGCCGACGCCGCGCACCTGGACGTGTTCACCTCGCTGCGCCGCTGGTTCCTGACCGTCACCCTCATCCAGCTCGGGCAGCCGGGTGAGCTGGCCGCCGCGCACGGCGTGCTCGCGATCGACGCGCGCACCAGCGCCGACTTCGCGGCCAAGTGGAACCAGTTGATCCCGCTATGA
- a CDS encoding AAA family ATPase, which yields MPDSAPDTAMFSKHFHALAANVETFIRGKSDVVRLALVCLFAEGHLLIEDVPGVAKTSLAKAIARSIAGATVKRVQFTPDLLPADVTGVQIYDQARGGFEFRQGPVFANILLGDEINRASPKTQSALLEVMAEHQVTVDGEPRPVPEPFLCIATQNPVEHQGTYVLPEAQLDRFLMRIAIGYPDEVAEEVSIIADGIARRRPEQLDPVLDLDDLRTMIKTVRLLHVSAQLQDYIALITRATREHPDIQLGASPRGSIALATAAQSYAASMGREFVTDDDVKAVAVPVLGHRLLLTSEARIAKRTAKSIVEEILDGTPVPRAPEPR from the coding sequence TTGCCCGACTCAGCGCCCGACACGGCCATGTTCTCCAAGCACTTCCACGCGCTGGCCGCGAACGTCGAAACCTTCATCCGCGGCAAGTCGGACGTGGTCCGGCTCGCCCTCGTCTGTCTTTTCGCCGAGGGTCACTTGCTGATCGAAGACGTGCCGGGGGTCGCGAAGACCTCGCTGGCGAAGGCGATCGCGCGGTCCATCGCCGGCGCGACGGTGAAGCGCGTGCAGTTCACCCCCGACCTGCTACCGGCCGACGTGACCGGCGTGCAGATCTACGACCAGGCCAGGGGCGGTTTCGAGTTCCGGCAGGGCCCGGTCTTCGCGAACATCCTGCTCGGTGACGAGATCAACCGCGCCTCGCCGAAGACGCAGTCGGCGCTGCTCGAGGTGATGGCCGAGCACCAGGTCACCGTCGACGGCGAGCCGCGCCCGGTGCCGGAGCCGTTCCTCTGCATCGCGACCCAGAACCCGGTCGAGCACCAGGGCACCTACGTGCTGCCCGAGGCCCAGCTCGACCGCTTCCTCATGCGCATCGCCATCGGCTACCCGGACGAGGTGGCCGAGGAGGTCAGCATCATCGCCGACGGCATCGCCAGGCGGCGTCCGGAGCAGCTGGACCCGGTGCTCGACCTCGACGACCTGCGCACGATGATCAAGACCGTGCGGCTGCTGCACGTGTCGGCGCAGCTGCAGGACTACATCGCGCTGATCACCCGCGCCACCCGCGAGCACCCGGACATCCAGCTCGGCGCCAGCCCGCGCGGCAGCATCGCGCTGGCCACGGCCGCGCAGTCCTACGCCGCGTCGATGGGCCGCGAGTTCGTCACCGACGACGACGTCAAGGCCGTCGCCGTGCCGGTGCTGGGCCACCGGCTGCTGCTGACCTCCGAGGCGCGGATCGCCAAGCGCACCGCGAAATCCATCGTGGAGGAGATCCTCGACGGCACGCCGGTTCCCCGTGCCCCGGAACCTCGGTGA